One window of Bacteroides sp. AN502(2024) genomic DNA carries:
- a CDS encoding ABC-F family ATP-binding cassette domain-containing protein, whose amino-acid sequence MITVSNVSVQFGKRVLFNDVNLKFTSGNCYGIIGANGAGKSTFLRTIDGELEPTTGTIALGPGERLSVLSQDHFKWDSYTVMDTVMMGHTVLWNIMKQREELYAKEDFTDEDGLKVSELEEKFAELGGWNAESDAAMLLSGLGVKEDKHYVLMSELSGKEKVRVMLAQALYGNPDNLLLDEPTNDLDMETVTWLEEYLANFEHTVLVVSHDRHFLDSVCTHTVDIDYGKINLFAGNYSFWYESSQLALRQLQNQKAKAEEKKKELEEFIRRFSANVAKSKQTTSRKKMLEKLNVEEIKPSSRKYPGIIFTPEREPGNQILEVSGLSKKTEEGVVLFNDVNFNVEKGDKVVFLSRNPRAMTALFEIINGNMKPDAGTFNWGVTITTAYLPLDNTAFFNTDLNLVDWLSQFGEGNEVYMKGFLGRMLFSGEEVLKKVSVLSGGEKMRCMIARMQLRNANCLILDTPTNHLDLESIQAFNNNLKTYKGNILFSSHDHEFIQTVANRIIELTPNGIIDKMMEYDEYITSDHIKELRAKMYGDK is encoded by the coding sequence ATGATTACAGTTTCGAACGTATCGGTTCAGTTTGGTAAAAGAGTGTTGTTTAATGATGTAAACCTTAAGTTTACGAGTGGTAATTGTTATGGTATTATCGGTGCGAACGGTGCGGGAAAATCTACGTTTCTTCGTACGATTGACGGAGAACTGGAACCGACAACAGGTACAATTGCGCTCGGACCGGGTGAACGTCTCTCTGTATTGAGCCAGGACCACTTCAAGTGGGATTCATATACCGTTATGGATACTGTCATGATGGGGCATACTGTGTTGTGGAATATCATGAAGCAACGTGAAGAATTGTATGCGAAAGAAGATTTCACAGACGAAGATGGACTGAAGGTGTCTGAGTTGGAAGAAAAATTTGCCGAGTTAGGCGGATGGAATGCGGAAAGTGACGCAGCCATGCTGTTGAGCGGACTGGGCGTGAAAGAAGATAAGCATTATGTATTGATGAGTGAATTGAGTGGTAAGGAAAAAGTGCGTGTTATGTTGGCGCAGGCATTGTACGGAAATCCGGACAACCTCTTGCTCGATGAGCCTACCAATGACTTGGATATGGAAACAGTGACCTGGTTGGAAGAATATCTTGCCAACTTCGAGCATACCGTATTGGTAGTAAGTCACGACCGTCACTTCCTCGACTCTGTATGTACGCACACCGTGGACATCGACTATGGAAAAATCAATCTGTTTGCCGGCAACTATAGTTTCTGGTACGAATCCAGCCAGTTGGCTCTCCGTCAGCTACAGAACCAGAAGGCGAAGGCTGAAGAGAAGAAGAAAGAGCTCGAAGAATTTATTCGCCGTTTCAGTGCGAACGTAGCGAAAAGCAAGCAGACAACGAGCCGTAAGAAGATGTTGGAAAAACTGAATGTAGAAGAAATAAAACCTTCTTCACGTAAGTATCCGGGCATCATCTTCACTCCTGAACGCGAGCCGGGTAATCAGATTTTGGAAGTTTCCGGATTGAGCAAGAAGACGGAAGAAGGAGTAGTGCTTTTCAACGACGTGAACTTCAACGTGGAGAAAGGTGACAAGGTGGTATTCCTGTCACGCAATCCGCGTGCGATGACTGCTTTATTCGAAATCATCAACGGAAACATGAAACCGGATGCAGGTACTTTTAACTGGGGGGTAACCATTACCACTGCTTACCTGCCGCTGGATAACACTGCCTTCTTTAATACAGACCTGAATCTGGTGGACTGGTTGAGTCAGTTTGGAGAAGGCAACGAGGTGTATATGAAAGGTTTCCTCGGCCGTATGCTTTTCTCCGGTGAAGAGGTGCTGAAGAAAGTAAGCGTACTCTCCGGAGGTGAGAAGATGCGTTGTATGATTGCCCGTATGCAGCTACGCAATGCCAATTGTCTCATTTTGGACACTCCGACCAACCACTTGGACTTGGAATCTATTCAGGCATTCAACAACAACCTGAAGACGTACAAAGGAAATATCCTCTTTTCATCTCATGACCATGAATTTATCCAGACCGTTGCCAACCGCATCATCGAGCTGACGCCGAACGGTATCATCGACAAGATGATGGAATATGATGAATATATTACTTCCGACCATATTAAGGAATTACGGGCGAAGATGTACGGAGACAAATAA
- a CDS encoding nucleotide exchange factor GrpE has protein sequence MDPKEKKVKEEELKKEELKEKEVEKEELNIEETSNPAEDQPQNEQTEESAPLTHEEELEKELEKAQKMIDEQKDKYLRLSAEFDNFRKRTIKEKAELILNGGEKSLGSILPVVDDFERAIKTMETATDVNAIKEGVELIYNKFMAVLAQNGVKVIETKDQPLDTDYHEAIAVIPAPSEAQKGKILDCVQTGYTLNNKVLRHSKVVVGE, from the coding sequence ATGGATCCGAAAGAAAAAAAAGTGAAGGAAGAGGAGCTGAAGAAAGAGGAACTGAAGGAAAAGGAAGTGGAAAAAGAGGAACTGAACATTGAGGAAACTTCCAATCCTGCGGAAGACCAACCGCAAAACGAACAAACGGAGGAATCCGCTCCCCTGACTCATGAAGAAGAGTTGGAAAAGGAACTGGAAAAGGCTCAAAAAATGATTGACGAACAAAAGGATAAATACCTACGCCTGTCTGCCGAGTTCGACAACTTTCGTAAACGTACCATAAAAGAGAAAGCTGAACTGATCCTGAACGGTGGTGAAAAGAGTCTTGGCAGTATCCTTCCGGTAGTCGACGACTTCGAACGTGCCATCAAGACAATGGAAACAGCAACGGATGTCAATGCCATAAAAGAAGGAGTTGAATTGATTTACAATAAATTTATGGCTGTTCTGGCACAAAACGGTGTGAAAGTCATTGAGACTAAAGACCAACCGCTGGATACTGATTACCATGAAGCCATTGCAGTAATCCCCGCTCCGTCGGAAGCACAGAAAGGGAAAATTCTGGACTGCGTACAAACGGGATATACACTGAACAATAAAGTGCTCCGCCACTCCAAAGTGGTAGTAGGGGAATAA
- the dnaJ gene encoding molecular chaperone DnaJ codes for MAEKRDYYEVLDVPKTATAEEIKKAYRKKAIQYHPDKNPGDKEAEEKFKEAAEAYDVLSNPEKRSRYDQFGHAGVSGAAGNGGPFGGFSGEGMSMDDIFSMFGDIFGGRGGGFGGFSGFGGGGGSQQRRYRGSDLRVKVKLTLKEISTGVEKKFKLKKYVPCNQCHGTGAEGGSGSETCPTCKGSGSVIRNQQTILGTMQTRVTCSTCGGEGKIIKNKCKKCGGDGIIYGEEVVSVKIPAGVTEGMQLSMGGKGNAGKHNGVAGDLLILVEEEPHQDLIRDENDLIYNLLLSFPTAALGGAVEIPTIDGKVKVKIDPGTQPGKVLRLRGKGLPNVNGYGMGDLLVNISIYIPEALNKEEKNMLEKMEASDNFKPNTSVKEKIFKKFKSFFD; via the coding sequence ATGGCAGAAAAAAGAGATTATTACGAAGTATTGGATGTGCCAAAGACAGCCACAGCAGAAGAAATTAAGAAAGCATACCGTAAGAAAGCAATCCAGTATCACCCCGACAAGAATCCGGGTGATAAGGAAGCTGAAGAAAAATTCAAGGAGGCAGCCGAAGCTTATGATGTGTTGAGTAACCCGGAAAAGCGTTCGCGTTATGATCAGTTCGGTCATGCGGGAGTGAGCGGTGCAGCAGGCAATGGAGGTCCGTTCGGTGGTTTCAGCGGCGAAGGGATGTCGATGGATGACATATTCTCTATGTTTGGAGACATCTTCGGTGGCCGCGGAGGAGGCTTCGGAGGTTTCAGCGGATTTGGAGGCGGTGGCGGTTCACAGCAACGGCGGTATCGCGGCAGTGACCTTCGTGTGAAAGTAAAGCTGACGTTGAAGGAAATCTCTACCGGGGTAGAAAAGAAGTTTAAACTCAAAAAATATGTGCCGTGTAACCAGTGTCATGGCACGGGTGCCGAAGGTGGCAGCGGTTCGGAGACTTGTCCTACTTGTAAGGGTAGCGGCTCGGTGATCCGTAACCAGCAGACTATTCTGGGCACTATGCAGACTCGCGTCACCTGTTCCACTTGTGGCGGTGAGGGTAAGATTATCAAGAACAAATGTAAGAAGTGTGGTGGCGATGGAATCATTTACGGTGAAGAAGTGGTGTCGGTGAAAATCCCTGCCGGAGTGACAGAGGGTATGCAGCTCTCTATGGGTGGCAAAGGAAATGCCGGCAAACACAATGGTGTGGCAGGCGACTTGTTGATTCTCGTAGAGGAAGAACCGCATCAGGACTTGATTCGCGATGAGAATGACTTGATTTACAACTTGCTGTTAAGTTTCCCGACGGCAGCTTTGGGCGGGGCTGTGGAGATTCCGACGATTGACGGTAAAGTGAAAGTGAAGATTGATCCGGGTACTCAACCAGGTAAAGTGCTTCGTTTGCGCGGCAAAGGATTGCCGAATGTGAACGGATACGGAATGGGGGATTTACTCGTCAATATCAGTATCTACATACCGGAAGCACTCAACAAGGAAGAAAAGAACATGCTCGAAAAGATGGAAGCTTCGGATAACTTCAAACCTAACACGTCGGTGAAGGAGAAGATTTTCAAGAAATTCAAGAGTTTCTTCGATTAA
- a CDS encoding family 20 glycosylhydrolase: MNIRNRCAKACLFLWVLGVCIFAHPIKAQSVIPVPLKLEQGTGFFLLSEKTRLYTSVQGEEAQLLENCLKAFPVHLKKGKKKEAQDVLSLLITEKSEQLPTPESYTLSVTPSRIQIRATSGAGLFYGMQTLLQWAKPSGTGNYTIAAVEIEDTPRFAYRGLMLDVSRHFFSKEFVKKQIDALAFYKINRLHLHLTDAAGWRIEIKKYPLLTEFAAWRTDANWKKWWNGDRKYVRFDEPGASGGYYTQDDIREIVEYARQHFITVIPEIEMPAHSEEVLAAYPQLSCAGDPYKNADFCVGNEETFTFLENVLTEVLELFPSEYIHIGGDEAGMAAWKTCPKCQKRMKDEHLSHVDELQSYLIHRIEKFLNARGRRLLGWDEILKGGLAPNATVMSWRGEEGGIAAVTSGHQAIMTPGSHCYLDSYQDAPYSQPEAIGGYLPLKKVYAYNPVAASLSAEQAKLVYGVQVNLFTEYVPTPEHVEYMIYPRALALAEVAWSAPERKSWPDFHARALKAVADLQAKGYHTFDLKNEIGSRPESARPVTHLALGKKVIYNAPYNSSYAAQSERTLTDGIRGDWTYGDGAWQGFISKNRLDVTIDMEKETAIHSVTAAFMQVIGAEVFLPASVTISISDDGIHFTELKHQTFEVTKAHPIKFTDISWEGNARGRYVRYQAQAGKEFGGWIFTDEIIVK, encoded by the coding sequence ATGAATATAAGGAATAGATGCGCTAAAGCTTGTCTTTTCTTATGGGTATTAGGGGTGTGCATCTTTGCACATCCCATAAAAGCACAGTCCGTCATACCTGTTCCGTTGAAGTTGGAGCAGGGGACGGGCTTTTTTTTACTTTCGGAGAAAACAAGACTTTATACAAGCGTTCAAGGGGAAGAAGCGCAGCTCTTGGAGAATTGCCTGAAAGCGTTTCCCGTTCACTTGAAGAAAGGAAAGAAGAAAGAGGCGCAGGATGTACTTTCCCTGTTGATAACGGAAAAGAGTGAGCAATTGCCCACTCCCGAAAGTTATACACTTTCTGTCACTCCGTCACGGATTCAGATTCGGGCAACTTCGGGAGCCGGATTGTTTTATGGTATGCAGACTTTGTTGCAGTGGGCAAAACCTTCGGGCACAGGCAACTACACCATTGCTGCTGTCGAGATAGAAGACACTCCACGCTTCGCTTATCGTGGATTGATGCTTGACGTATCCCGCCATTTCTTTTCCAAGGAATTTGTGAAGAAGCAGATAGACGCTCTGGCTTTCTATAAAATCAACCGTCTGCATCTACATCTCACAGATGCGGCAGGCTGGCGGATTGAAATCAAGAAATATCCTCTGCTGACCGAATTTGCTGCTTGGCGTACTGATGCCAACTGGAAGAAATGGTGGAATGGTGATCGCAAATATGTCCGTTTCGACGAACCCGGAGCTTCCGGTGGTTACTATACTCAAGATGATATCCGTGAAATCGTGGAATATGCTCGTCAGCATTTTATCACGGTTATTCCGGAGATTGAAATGCCTGCCCACTCGGAAGAGGTGCTGGCAGCCTATCCGCAACTCTCTTGTGCAGGCGATCCCTATAAGAACGCGGATTTCTGTGTCGGAAACGAAGAAACATTCACTTTTCTTGAGAATGTACTGACCGAAGTCCTCGAACTTTTCCCTTCCGAATACATTCATATAGGTGGTGACGAAGCCGGTATGGCGGCATGGAAAACCTGCCCGAAATGCCAGAAGAGAATGAAAGACGAACACCTCTCTCATGTGGACGAACTGCAAAGCTACCTGATTCATCGGATTGAAAAGTTTCTGAACGCCCGCGGTCGTCGTTTGCTGGGCTGGGACGAGATACTTAAAGGCGGTCTGGCTCCTAATGCGACAGTCATGTCGTGGCGTGGCGAGGAAGGTGGCATTGCTGCCGTAACTTCCGGTCACCAGGCCATCATGACACCGGGAAGCCACTGTTATCTGGATAGTTATCAGGATGCCCCGTATTCCCAACCGGAAGCCATCGGCGGATACCTGCCTTTGAAAAAGGTCTATGCTTACAATCCGGTTGCCGCTTCATTGTCGGCAGAACAGGCGAAACTCGTGTATGGTGTACAAGTGAATCTATTTACCGAATATGTCCCGACTCCCGAGCACGTGGAATATATGATCTATCCCCGTGCATTGGCGTTGGCGGAAGTGGCCTGGTCGGCTCCGGAGCGTAAGTCGTGGCCGGACTTCCATGCCCGTGCGCTGAAGGCGGTGGCGGACTTGCAAGCCAAAGGTTACCATACATTTGACTTGAAAAACGAAATCGGAAGTCGTCCCGAATCTGCCCGGCCCGTTACACATCTGGCGTTGGGGAAAAAAGTGATTTACAATGCTCCCTACAACTCTTCTTATGCGGCGCAAAGTGAGCGCACGCTGACAGACGGTATACGCGGTGACTGGACTTACGGTGACGGTGCATGGCAAGGCTTTATCTCGAAGAACCGCCTTGATGTTACCATTGACATGGAAAAAGAAACCGCCATCCATTCCGTTACCGCCGCCTTTATGCAAGTGATAGGAGCGGAAGTATTCCTGCCTGCATCGGTTACAATCTCAATCTCAGATGACGGAATCCACTTCACGGAACTGAAACATCAGACCTTTGAGGTAACCAAGGCCCATCCCATCAAATTTACGGACATCTCTTGGGAAGGAAACGCCCGTGGAAGATATGTTCGCTATCAGGCGCAAGCCGGTAAAGAGTTTGGCGGGTGGATATTTACTGACGAAATAATCGTGAAATAA